The following nucleotide sequence is from Pseudoalteromonas xiamenensis.
TCCAACAAGTAAATTATCCAAGTTTCTTGCGAAATAATTGATAAGCCCAAATCCAAATTGATACGCAGCCATACGGTAGTTTCTTTTTACAAAGCTAAAGTTTCTTGTTATAGAATAATTACCTAACTTTGTATTTTGCTCATAATATTTAAGCAAAAAAAATCTGGATATCGAATAGATCGAGGTTTTGGACATTAGAAGAAACAGCGGATCAACTTCCATTCCGAATAGAGACGCGATGAAAATTAATGTAATTATATGAGAAACAGCATCGATATAGGACACTGTTAAAAACTTAAGTTCTTTTATTAGTAATGTATAAGGTACAATAGATATACAACTAAAAAATATAGTTGGTATTGATATATATAATACTATTGGTGAAAAGTCGTAATGATAATAATCAAGAATGGGGCCGGTCAACAGATAAAAAAATATGGACGTTAAACTACCCAGAATAATAGTGATAAAATAGATACCACCTAGTTCTTCATTTTTCGTATTTTTTTCGTTTATGATTACAGGACCAATTCCGATATCGGTTAATAATTGAAAAAATGCTATAAAAACAACTATAGATGCAACTGCGCCAAAATTTTCTGGCGAAAACATACGAGCATACAACATGAGCGTGATAATTTGGATAGCATAGATTCCTAACTTGCCAAATATTGTATGTGCAATTGCCGTATTCAACTTTTTCATACTACTTCAAGATCTTATCTTTAAATTTATATATAAGAGAAATTAGTGCATTACTTTTGTTTTTTATAAAGAATTGATATAGAGGTCTATTGGCTCTTTTATATGACATATATTGCTTTATATGATTCATATCTTCTACAATGAAAGAAAGACAATCAGAAACATTAACGGATACTGAATTTATTTCACATACCTTATTTTTAGAAGAGCTAACTGAAAATAGCGAAACCAGTCCAAATGGACTAATAGAACTATCACCATTACTTTTAAGTACTCGTATACTTTTTTCTGAGTCAATGTCGTTTGATTTTTCGATATAAAAACTATCTGTTATTATGAAATCGGCAGATATATCGTGAAATTGATTCTCTGTATTGGCAGACCTTATATAACAAAATTCACTTGAAGATATTTTTATCTTACTATTGTGATAAGACCAACTATGTATGCCGATGACTCTCTTATCTTTTCCTACTGACACCTCAACTGGGTTATCTATGACATTTACCTTTTCATAAAAAATGCTATTTTTATTTTCAAATTTTTCCAAAGAAAAATCACTATGTATATGAAACTCTTCCTCGCATATATTATTTCTTTTTATAGAAAGATTTTCAAATAAACTGATTAATCTCTTACCTATTTCATACATATGTCTATCTAGCGGATGATCTAAATTATTAAAATAGAAAAACGATGACAATTCATTACATTCAAAGTAACTATCTACATCCAAATAATCAAGTCCATAATAATTAATCCAATGCTTATGCATAGAATTTATTTTCTGAGCGTTCTTAAACTTGGGAGTTTGAAGTGGAAGTAAAATAACCACCACTCTACAACCAGTAGTAGATAACTCTCGGTATAATCTTTTTATATTAATCTCTATATCAGACAAGCTAATATTTAAAATATTATGGATGTGAAAATCATTTACATTTGATTCGCTAATTATTAGGCTTGACTTTTTAATATCTTCATGATGTCTTACTAGTTCGTATAGGTTTTGTAAACTGCTTGTAGCTCCTAATGCGTAACATTTTAAACATTCATCAGATAAAGCCTTTCTCAACCCGTTTTTTTTTATTGAATTGCTTCCTCCTAATAAAACTATATCAATCATTTTTATTGCAAAACTCCTCATATTCCTCGGGTACCCCGCAGAATATAACACTTTCTCTTGGTATTAAATTATAGTGTATTATCTTCCCTTTTTGTAACAGATTGTTATACAACGGAGCTACGTACAATTCGCCTTGCTCCCACTCATCTTTAGGTTTACTGATATAATCATAATAAGCAGAAAAATAGTCGTCCATAGACTTAAAGTGATATAGACCGGTACAACAGAGGTCCGATATGGCTTTCTTTTCAGCAGTTTGTATAACAACCGTGGAGTTATCTGACGCTGATTTTGCAAATGACCAGTTCGAACCTGTTCCCTTAAAGACTTCAAGAAAGCCGTCGCTCAATTGAGTTAGATCAGGATATACAAAATTAGGTCGAAAAGTATCAATATTGAAAATAGTGATAGGACAGTCACCACTGAATCTAGATTTTTTCTTCCATTCCGTAATACCTAGAGTGACAGTTTCAGCTTGTCCTCGCGTTTCCTCATGAAGTTCTACAATGTTAAAACTTTTAATACCAAGGAGTTTAACTTGGTTTTCAACAAATGCTGGTGTTTCGTAAACGTCTCGTACAATAAATATAAAGTGCTCATTTTCAAAGTAATTGAGAAAACTTTCGACTGCGTGAGCAAAAAGTGTTTTCCCGTGAGCTGTTAACATATATTTTGGCTTTTTATAGCCCGCTCGAAAAAAATCTTGAACTTAGGCCAGCCATCGGTATCACTATCATAATTTACAATCTTTTCATAATGTTATAAATTCTAAATGCATTCGCAAATAGTGCCTTTTGACGATTATTATCATCGCTATGCAAAGGTAACATTGATAAAAACAGTTGAATTTGCATAGCCATTAGCGAAACATCAGTGAGACCAAACTCTTCAACTACGAGCTTAACAAAGTGTTTTTGAATAAGCTTATGTTGTGACGGTACATCAATCTGAAACTGTATATTCCTGTTCTCTAACTTGATGTCAAAATAGCCTGCGATTATCCAATCATACATGCCTAAAATTGAGTGCCCTAACTTCGCAATATCATATCTAATGTCACCGTATATAGTAAGCTCTCCATTTGTTGTCAAACCTCTAGGATCTATGGTTTTTATACGGTTAGTTCTAAAATCATACAATATATTACTAAAGCAAAAGTCGCCATGTAAAACACTTATAGGCCAGTCATCGTTAATGATTGGTAGATGCTTTTGACTTCTCTCTAAAATTGTTTTTAGAGATACCGGAGGCTCATTATTGAAATACCATTCATCTTCAATATTTATATTATGTTCTTGGCAGTAGCATAATAGCCTCTGAGTTGTCTTTTCTCCGAGTAAATCATTTAATCTATTTACGGGTTCATTTTTAGACGCAGATTCCTGTAAGCAACTTTTTAGGAACTTAACGGTACCTATAAGTATCTGTTCCCAAATAGTTGCTGGTAACTCACTGAAAACATACAGCTCACTTAATGATGTTTGATGTAAGTACTCTAAACGATACGAGACTCTATCATCATTTTGAGTACTACCAAGAAACTGTGGTATGTAGCTACGCAGAGTAAGTGGTAAGTTTAAGAACCAGTTGGCTTCAGCAGCGATCTTGCGGTTTTTAAAAGAAGACTTTTCAACCCAATCTGCGGTAATTTTTAAATCGTTAAACACCCGTTGAGTAGTATAGCTCGCTTTACTACGATAGTAGGTATTCACGTGTCCAAAATCTAGCCAATCATCTGAAAAAACAGATGTCAAACCAACCCTATCGTGATATTTGTTTAACCCTTCTAGAAACTGCCAGTTACTTTGAGTTATTGATTTTATTAGTTGTCTCGGACTACTAAACTTAAAATACCCGCTTACAACTCCACTATGTGAATCAGGATCAAGTCTATTATCGCAATCTTTCAACCATTGCATACTATCATTTGTTACGATCGCCCAGTTATAGCTATCTGTAACTTCTGAAACGCTGATAATGTCATCACCAACTGGCAGCTCAGTAAATAATGTATCTCCGAATAATACATGTAACGGCGTATCTAATGGGTGATCGGATAGATTGAGAGATGCGACAAGTGACGCACCGAGTGATAAACCATCAGGTGCACGAACAACATCAATACCATGATTATCTAACCATTTCATATCAATCTTAGAAATTAAATAGGATTCAGGAACCGAAAGACAAACTTTAACTCCTTGGGGTGCTAGGTTAACCTGATGTTGAAATAGACGTCTATTTCCTAAAGGTAAAAAACTAGGAGGTATTTTTCCAAACTCTGATTGTATCTCAGGCCCTACGTATGCTGCTGACATAATCAAGAACATACGTTTTCCTTTTTCAATAACTTATTAACTTCGTCAAATGACAATTTAGCGAATTCTGATGGTCTAATAGCCCGATCATCGATGTAAAACCCTTCATTTCCGCACCATGGTTTACCGACAATTATTTCATCGTACGGCACTGAATGCTTATCCAGCCATTCAATAATAGTAGGAAGAGTATGTATATTTATCTTGCCGACGTTTCTATCATATGTTCTCATATTTCTTGCCGTCGAAATTACGATCTCAAATCCAGATAACTTATATTCTTTTAACTTATTGATTACATGCATATTTGGTGAAACATTCTTGTAGTCATTTGTATCCAATAATGTCAAGGTTCCGTCTAAATCGACAATTAATCTTTTCATATATTCTAGCCCATATTAAAACATTGGTTACCAAGAAAAAGTAATTTACACCCCTAGTATCTCTCCGAATAAAAAACTACCCCGATCTTTGGTAGATAAAATTGGATCAATACCTCTCGGCCATTTTATTTTAATATCAGGGTCATTCCACATGATAGAAACTTCAGCTCGCGGGTTGTAATAATCCGTGCATTTATAAACAAATTCAGCCTCATCGCTTGTCACATAAAAACCATGCGCAAAACCTTCAGGAATCCACAATTGGCGTTTATTTTCAGCAGATAGATATTCACCTACCCATTGACCAAAAGTTGGTGAGCCTCGACGTATGTCGACAGCTACATCAAACACTTCTCCCGACACCACCCTTACCAACTTACCTTGAGTATTTTCAGTTTGATAATGTAAGCCTCGCAAAATTCCTTTTTTTGATTTTGAGTGGTTATCTTGCACAAACTGAGTTGGTTTTCCCGTTACTAATTCTTCAAACCGCTTTTGGTTCCATGTTTCCATAAAGAAACCGCGTTCATCACCAAAAACGGTTGGCTCAATAATTTTTATATCAGGGATTTTCGTATCAATAACTTTCATCGTTTTAATTACTTATAAGCTTGAATGTTGTTTAATGCAGTCAGCCAATCGCTTGGCTTAATACCAAATTGTTTTTCTATTTTAAAACAATCTAATCTGGAATTTGCGGGGCGTTTGGCTGGTGTTGGGTAAGCTGATGTAGGAATGGAAGAAAGTGTAGGTATTTTCGCTAGAACCTGCTGTTGTTCCGCGGCCGTAAAAATCGCTGATGCAAAACCAAACCAGCTGGCGTACGGCATTCCAGAAAAATGATATACGCCCCACTTTGTGTCCTTACCTTGTTCAACATGTTGAATCATAGTAATCAACGCACCAGCAACATCTCCCGCATAAGTTGGGCCGCCAAACTGATCGCCTACTATACTCAGCTCATCACGACTTTCTGCAACACGAAGCATAGTTTTTACAAAGTTAGTACCATGCTCACCAAAAACCCAAGCAGTACGTAAAATCAGATACTTAGGGCAGGCTTCTGCTATAGCTCGCTCCCCTGCTAATTTACTCTGCCCATACACGCTTTTTGGACCAGTTTTATCACTTTCTTTATATGGGTTGCCACCATCACCATCGAATACATAGTCGGTTGATATGTGCAACAGTACAGCACCGATCTCTTTAGCAACTTGCGCTAAGTTGAGCGGGCCA
It contains:
- a CDS encoding capsular biosynthesis protein — its product is MLTAHGKTLFAHAVESFLNYFENEHFIFIVRDVYETPAFVENQVKLLGIKSFNIVELHEETRGQAETVTLGITEWKKKSRFSGDCPITIFNIDTFRPNFVYPDLTQLSDGFLEVFKGTGSNWSFAKSASDNSTVVIQTAEKKAISDLCCTGLYHFKSMDDYFSAYYDYISKPKDEWEQGELYVAPLYNNLLQKGKIIHYNLIPRESVIFCGVPEEYEEFCNKND
- the rfbC gene encoding dTDP-4-dehydrorhamnose 3,5-epimerase; amino-acid sequence: MKVIDTKIPDIKIIEPTVFGDERGFFMETWNQKRFEELVTGKPTQFVQDNHSKSKKGILRGLHYQTENTQGKLVRVVSGEVFDVAVDIRRGSPTFGQWVGEYLSAENKRQLWIPEGFAHGFYVTSDEAEFVYKCTDYYNPRAEVSIMWNDPDIKIKWPRGIDPILSTKDRGSFLFGEILGV
- the rfbD gene encoding dTDP-4-dehydrorhamnose reductase, coding for MKVLITGCNGQVGSCLTERLIAEAEVLALDSKRLDITDREAVFSIVSEFKPNYIINAAAYTAVDRAEQEIELSYAVNRNGPLNLAQVAKEIGAVLLHISTDYVFDGDGGNPYKESDKTGPKSVYGQSKLAGERAIAEACPKYLILRTAWVFGEHGTNFVKTMLRVAESRDELSIVGDQFGGPTYAGDVAGALITMIQHVEQGKDTKWGVYHFSGMPYASWFGFASAIFTAAEQQQVLAKIPTLSSIPTSAYPTPAKRPANSRLDCFKIEKQFGIKPSDWLTALNNIQAYK
- a CDS encoding capsular biosynthesis protein translates to MFLIMSAAYVGPEIQSEFGKIPPSFLPLGNRRLFQHQVNLAPQGVKVCLSVPESYLISKIDMKWLDNHGIDVVRAPDGLSLGASLVASLNLSDHPLDTPLHVLFGDTLFTELPVGDDIISVSEVTDSYNWAIVTNDSMQWLKDCDNRLDPDSHSGVVSGYFKFSSPRQLIKSITQSNWQFLEGLNKYHDRVGLTSVFSDDWLDFGHVNTYYRSKASYTTQRVFNDLKITADWVEKSSFKNRKIAAEANWFLNLPLTLRSYIPQFLGSTQNDDRVSYRLEYLHQTSLSELYVFSELPATIWEQILIGTVKFLKSCLQESASKNEPVNRLNDLLGEKTTQRLLCYCQEHNINIEDEWYFNNEPPVSLKTILERSQKHLPIINDDWPISVLHGDFCFSNILYDFRTNRIKTIDPRGLTTNGELTIYGDIRYDIAKLGHSILGMYDWIIAGYFDIKLENRNIQFQIDVPSQHKLIQKHFVKLVVEEFGLTDVSLMAMQIQLFLSMLPLHSDDNNRQKALFANAFRIYNIMKRL
- a CDS encoding HAD-IIIC family phosphatase — protein: MKRLIVDLDGTLTLLDTNDYKNVSPNMHVINKLKEYKLSGFEIVISTARNMRTYDRNVGKINIHTLPTIIEWLDKHSVPYDEIIVGKPWCGNEGFYIDDRAIRPSEFAKLSFDEVNKLLKKENVCS